Proteins co-encoded in one bacterium genomic window:
- a CDS encoding M20/M25/M40 family metallo-hydrolase — translation MRLKKLVALLAVSLQLFSCQKTHHYAERPPYDSLTVKMIAEGMKNYPAYDMLYELSVQIGPRLSGSPEAARAVEWGRKKMEELGFDNVRLEPVTVPHWVRGKTEELVVVKFGGMPIRSLTICALGGSICTSKEGITAEAVEVQSFEELHALGDKVKGKIVFYNRPMDRTKFFPGEAYGGAVDQRSKGAMEAGKMGAAAVIVRSMTTRLDDVPHTGAMNYVDSIPKIPAAAISTVGAEALSEILKKEPFVKVRIKMDCEILPDVESANVVGELRGSSLPNEIILIGGHLDSWDKGHGAHDDGAGVVQCLEAIRLLKAQGLRPKRTIRVVLFMNEENGLRGGKAYAKMERPNEKHIAAIETDAGGFSPRAFTVDADSLALPKIAKWAYVLAPLEADKIVKGHGGADISELKKLGVPTIGLRPDWHRYFDYHHSDLDTIDKVNERELEAGAVAMAIMSYVLAEEGI, via the coding sequence ATGCGCCTGAAAAAATTAGTCGCTTTACTGGCGGTGAGCCTGCAATTATTTTCCTGTCAGAAAACCCATCACTATGCTGAAAGACCGCCCTACGATTCCCTGACTGTAAAAATGATCGCTGAAGGTATGAAGAACTATCCGGCCTACGACATGTTATATGAACTGTCGGTTCAAATCGGGCCGCGCCTGAGCGGTTCACCCGAAGCGGCGCGGGCAGTTGAGTGGGGCAGGAAGAAGATGGAAGAACTGGGATTTGACAATGTCCGGCTGGAGCCTGTGACAGTTCCGCATTGGGTTCGGGGGAAAACGGAAGAATTGGTGGTTGTGAAATTTGGCGGTATGCCAATTCGGTCGTTGACAATCTGCGCGCTGGGCGGAAGTATATGTACTTCAAAAGAAGGCATCACAGCAGAAGCGGTGGAGGTTCAATCGTTTGAGGAACTTCACGCACTCGGCGATAAGGTGAAAGGCAAGATCGTATTTTATAATCGTCCGATGGACCGGACAAAGTTTTTTCCTGGAGAAGCTTACGGCGGCGCGGTGGATCAGCGTTCCAAAGGGGCCATGGAAGCGGGAAAAATGGGCGCGGCGGCCGTGATTGTTCGATCTATGACAACGCGGTTGGACGATGTGCCGCATACGGGCGCGATGAATTACGTTGATTCCATTCCGAAAATTCCGGCTGCCGCGATCTCGACCGTCGGCGCAGAGGCCTTGAGCGAAATACTAAAAAAAGAACCGTTCGTAAAAGTCCGGATCAAAATGGATTGTGAGATTCTGCCGGATGTGGAATCGGCCAATGTGGTCGGGGAATTGCGCGGAAGCTCCTTACCAAATGAGATCATACTTATCGGCGGGCATCTTGACAGTTGGGACAAAGGGCATGGCGCGCATGACGACGGTGCCGGCGTCGTGCAGTGTCTCGAAGCGATCCGTTTGCTCAAAGCGCAGGGATTGCGCCCGAAACGCACGATCCGCGTGGTGCTTTTTATGAACGAGGAGAACGGTCTACGCGGCGGCAAGGCGTATGCAAAAATGGAACGGCCGAATGAAAAACACATTGCCGCGATCGAAACGGACGCAGGCGGATTTTCGCCGCGAGCTTTCACAGTGGACGCGGATTCCCTCGCGCTGCCGAAGATCGCAAAATGGGCGTACGTGTTGGCGCCACTGGAAGCCGACAAGATCGTCAAGGGTCACGGCGGTGCGGATATTTCAGAATTAAAAAAACTGGGCGTTCCGACCATAGGTTTGCGCCCTGACTGGCACCGCTACTTTGATTACCATCATTCTGATCTCGATACGATTGATAAAGTGAATGAAAGGGAACTTGAAGCAGGAGCAGTTGCAATGGCGATCATGAGCTATGTGTTGGCGGAAGAGGGGATTTAA
- the yedA gene encoding drug/metabolite exporter YedA, protein MDQLMSHRVKVVLAFLSLYLIWGSTYLAIRWGVETIPPFFMAGSRHLAAGVFLFFIMRQREKTEITKTHWRSAFILGGLMLLGGNGGVTWAEQHVPSGLAALLVATVPLWIMVLSWLQKDSLRPGFREFIGIILGLFGLAILIGPEELAGGERIDPIGAIALLIAALSWSFGSLYSRKAIVPSSGFLNTSMQMIGGGILLIILGFATGEWNRLNVGDISARSFFSLAYLAAFGSLIGYSAYIWLLKVSTPSKVTTYAYVNPVVAVIFGWLLANEELSMRTILASAVIIGSVIIITLPKNFNGWRKSFFATKTPIEPT, encoded by the coding sequence ATGGACCAATTAATGAGCCATCGCGTTAAAGTGGTTTTGGCATTTCTCTCGCTTTATCTTATATGGGGTTCGACGTATCTCGCCATTCGATGGGGCGTGGAAACAATTCCTCCTTTTTTTATGGCGGGATCGCGCCATCTTGCCGCCGGAGTATTTCTTTTTTTTATCATGCGGCAGCGTGAGAAAACCGAAATAACAAAAACACACTGGCGTTCCGCATTCATTCTCGGCGGGCTGATGCTGCTCGGCGGCAATGGGGGCGTAACCTGGGCGGAACAACATGTCCCGTCAGGATTAGCGGCGCTCTTGGTGGCAACCGTTCCGCTATGGATCATGGTTTTAAGCTGGCTTCAAAAAGACAGTTTACGTCCCGGTTTTCGTGAATTCATTGGAATTATTCTCGGTTTGTTTGGATTGGCGATTCTTATTGGGCCGGAAGAACTGGCGGGCGGGGAACGAATCGACCCGATCGGCGCCATCGCATTACTAATAGCCGCGCTGTCATGGTCTTTCGGTTCGCTCTACTCGCGGAAAGCGATAGTTCCGTCGTCCGGATTTTTGAATACGTCTATGCAGATGATCGGCGGCGGAATTCTGCTGATTATTCTCGGCTTTGCAACGGGAGAATGGAACAGATTAAACGTAGGTGATATTTCTGCACGCTCTTTTTTTTCATTAGCGTATTTGGCCGCGTTCGGGTCATTGATCGGTTATTCCGCATACATTTGGCTGCTCAAAGTCAGTACTCCGTCGAAGGTGACAACATACGCTTACGTTAATCCGGTTGTAGCGGTTATTTTTGGGTGGCTTCTGGCGAACGAGGAACTTTCTATGCGAACAATCCTGGCCTCGGCAGTAATTATCGGCTCCGTGATTATCATTACTTTGCCTAAAAATTTTAATGGATGGAGAAAATCTTTTTTTGCTACAAAAACACCTATTGAACCTACTTGA
- a CDS encoding aldehyde dehydrogenase, producing the protein MDAIEFQSTIERQKNFFLSGATRNVEHRIEMLKCLKDAIRQHEKDIFEALDADIRKPAFETYASEIGFLYDEINFALKRIRSWVKPQRVGTPILHFPSSSYIQYEPKGVVLIIGAWNYPVQLSLNPLIAAVAAGNCAIVKPSEFSPASAAVVEKIATACFSPEHVAVVQGEGHTVIPMMMSKFRFDHIFYTGGVPVAKKIASEAAKELIPVTLELGGKSPCIVDEGCDLKVSAKRIVWGKFFNAGQTCISPDYVLVHKNVKTEFTGLLLKTLKETYGNDPSNDIDMARIIDERHFLRLEKLLVTGKILYGGKKEKEKLFIQPTLMEISDPEHPLMAEEIFGPILPVIEFDSIDHAISIVRRHPCPLSLYVFTKNKDHEKRFVTVLQFGNGAVNNTLVHYANPNLPFGGIEYSGMGAYHGKNGFEIFSHRKSITRSGTWLDLPVKYPPYKDKLKWLRLFLKP; encoded by the coding sequence ATGGATGCCATAGAATTCCAAAGCACCATTGAAAGGCAAAAAAACTTCTTTCTGAGCGGAGCCACACGTAATGTTGAACACCGCATTGAAATGCTCAAATGTTTGAAGGATGCCATTCGCCAACATGAAAAAGATATTTTTGAGGCCTTGGATGCAGATATCAGAAAGCCGGCTTTCGAGACCTATGCCAGCGAGATCGGGTTTCTGTATGACGAGATCAATTTTGCTCTCAAACGTATCCGCTCGTGGGTAAAACCGCAACGCGTCGGTACGCCGATCCTGCATTTTCCTTCTTCGAGTTATATTCAATATGAACCGAAAGGCGTGGTGCTGATCATCGGCGCGTGGAATTATCCCGTGCAGCTGAGCCTCAATCCGCTGATCGCGGCGGTCGCGGCCGGAAATTGTGCGATAGTAAAACCGTCGGAATTCTCCCCGGCAAGCGCGGCCGTGGTTGAGAAGATCGCCACGGCCTGTTTTTCGCCGGAACATGTTGCCGTAGTGCAGGGCGAAGGGCATACCGTAATTCCTATGATGATGTCTAAGTTCCGCTTTGATCACATTTTTTATACCGGCGGCGTGCCTGTAGCAAAAAAAATTGCGTCCGAAGCGGCAAAAGAACTCATTCCGGTCACACTGGAATTGGGCGGCAAGTCGCCGTGTATCGTGGATGAAGGTTGTGACCTCAAAGTGTCCGCGAAACGGATCGTTTGGGGCAAGTTCTTCAATGCCGGCCAAACCTGCATTTCACCGGATTATGTATTGGTTCACAAGAATGTAAAAACGGAATTCACCGGGCTTTTGCTAAAGACGCTTAAAGAAACCTACGGCAACGATCCATCCAATGATATCGATATGGCCAGGATCATTGACGAGCGGCATTTTTTGAGGTTGGAGAAGCTTTTGGTCACCGGAAAGATCCTGTATGGAGGGAAAAAGGAAAAAGAAAAACTGTTCATTCAGCCTACTCTGATGGAGATCTCCGATCCGGAACACCCTTTGATGGCCGAAGAGATATTCGGGCCGATCCTGCCGGTGATCGAATTCGATTCCATCGATCATGCGATTTCCATCGTAAGGCGTCACCCGTGCCCGCTTTCTCTGTATGTTTTTACCAAGAATAAAGATCACGAAAAACGGTTCGTGACGGTATTGCAATTCGGCAATGGCGCCGTCAATAATACGCTCGTTCACTATGCCAATCCGAATCTTCCATTCGGCGGGATCGAATACAGCGGGATGGGAGCCTATCACGGGAAGAACGGATTTGAAATTTTTTCACACCGGAAAAGCATCACCCGCAGCGGGACATGGCTTGATCTGCCGGTCAAGTATCCGCCTTACAAGGACAAGCTTAAGTGGCTTCGGCTTTTTTTAAAGCCTTAA
- a CDS encoding AbrB/MazE/SpoVT family DNA-binding domain-containing protein has product MKSIVLNQGYVTIPMKIRRKFGIQKGTVVHFSEIDGEIRIIPITQEWIQSNVGFMNTKGKLLKALMKEKMRQR; this is encoded by the coding sequence ATGAAATCAATCGTTTTAAACCAGGGATACGTTACTATCCCGATGAAAATACGAAGAAAATTTGGAATTCAAAAGGGAACCGTCGTACATTTCTCAGAGATAGATGGAGAAATTAGAATAATTCCGATTACTCAGGAATGGATACAATCAAATGTCGGTTTCATGAATACAAAAGGGAAATTGCTAAAAGCTCTCATGAAAGAAAAAATGCGACAACGTTAA